The Morganella morganii sequence CATCGAGCACGAAGCGCGCACCGACTTCGGCGATACGTCCCGCACCTTTGGTGATAACCATAAAGTTGATTAACACCAGGATGATAAAGACCACAATCCCGATGGCAAAGTTACCGCCGACCAGGAAGTGCCCGAACGCCTCAACCACCCGGCCCGCAGCAGCAGGACCGGTGTGTCCGTCCATCAGGATGATACGGGTGGATGCCACGTTCAGTGACAGACGCAGTAAGGTGGAGAACAGCAGGATAGTCGGGAACGCGGCAAAATCGAGGGTACGCCGGGTAAACATCGCCACCAGCAGCACCATAATGGACAGCGCGATATTAAAGGTAAACAGCAAATCCAGCACAAACGCCGGCAGCGGCAGTACCATCATTGACAGGATCATCAGGATGAGGACCGGCCCGGCAAGTAACTGCCATTGTGCTCCCTGCATCGTTTTCGGTAATCTCAAAAGTGCAGCCAGATTAGCCATTTCGGGTATTTTCTCCAACAAAATCAAGTGCCTTTGGCACCGGTAAATTCTTCGGTTTTTTCGGTTTCAGGCCGCCTTCACGACGCCAGCGGCGCAGCTGAAACACCCATGCCAGCACTTCCGCCACGGCGGAATACAGTGCCACCGGAATTGACTGTCCCACCTCAGCATGGCGGTAAAGTGCCCGCGCCAGCGGTGGTGCCTCCAGCAGCAGAATGCGGTTCTCCGCACCTATCTCCTTGATCCGCTGTGCCAGCACCCCGGCACCTTTGGCCAGTACTCTCGGTGCGGTCATTTTTTTCTCGTCATATTTCAGAGCAACGGCGTAGTGCGTCGGGTTGGTCACAATCACATCCGCCTGCGGTACATCCGCCATCATGCGGTTACGCGCCATCGCGCGCTGCTGCTGACGAATTTTGGCCTTTATCTGCGGGTCACCCTCCTGCTGCTTAAATTCATCCTTGATTTCCTGGCGGCTCATCCGCAGCTTTTTCAGGTGCGAACGGAACTGCCAGAACACATCAAACGCCACCATCGGGATCAGCATGAAGATAATGAGGTAACCGGCAAAAATCACTTTCTGCATCGCATTGGCCATTGCCGTTGACGGGGATTCCATCGCCAGATGCAGTAAGGACGGCCACGCCTGCCATAAAAAAATCCATGCGCCCAGGCCAATCAGCAGGGATTTAAGAATCGCCTTGAATAATTCGGCCAGCGCATTCATGGAAAAAATACGTTTAAAGCCCTTCAGCGGGCTCAGTTTTGTCAGATCAAACTTGATGGATTTGGTGTTAAACGCCAGTCCGCCGACCAGTGCCGACGCCGAAATACCGACCAGCGCCAGCCCGCCGACAACCGGCAGCATCGCAAATAACGCTTCACCAATGACTTTTCCGAGAAAACGCAGCATCAGCCCCGGATTCTGCAGATAAAAGTTATCAAAGAGAAATCCCTGACGAAAAATATCACGCAGTTGTCCCGCCAGATGACCGCCGCTTAACCACAGCAGGCTGATACCGGCCAGCATCATCATCAGTGAGCTGAGTTCTTTGGAGCGGACAATTTGTCCGTCTTCTTTGGCTTTCTGTTTTTTATGGGGGGTGGGTTCTTCTGTTTTTTCCACATCACTTTCATCAGACACTCACACCTCCGCCGTCTGCCGGGATTTTGCTTATGGTTATAGCATGACAGAATGCGGCAAATTCAATGGTGGAAAATGACCGGTCTTAACGGTGTAATTCCCTGATTAAAGCAGGAGTGACGGAATTATCAGCAGAAAATCACTCAGTGACACCCGCAGGCAGTGGTCAGCAACGCAATATAGTCAAATTAAGCCGCTGAGCCTGATGAAAGCCCGTATTTCGCACGGAGTGTTAAATTAGGAACAATTCCGATAGGCAGTTGTTACCGGTACTTTATAATTTGCCACTGTTTTATTCCACGATAATCACAAGGTACTCACTGATGAAAAAAACAATTTTAGCCTGCTCTCTGGGTTTAATGGCTCTGGCTCTGACTGCATGTTCCGGCGAAGAAAAATCAGCATCATCCGTTCCGGGTGCAACTGAAACCTGTAACAAATACTTTGCTGAAGTCGATGATTTAGTGAAGAAAGCAACTGAAAAAGCCGGCGACAACGAAGCAGCCAAAGCACAGTTAGAACCAATGCTGAAACAGTTTGACGAAGCGAAAAAACAAATCGCAACACTGCCGAAAGAGCAGCAGGACGCAGCATGCAAAGCAGGCAGCGACGCAATGGCTCAGATTAAGCAGGCAATGGGTATCTGATTTCCGTTGTGACAGACTGACCGTTCTGAACCGCGGCATCCCTGCTGCGGTTTTTTTATATCAGAAACCAAGCTCATCGAGCAGATCATCAACCTGTGACTGAGATGCCATCACATTGGTCCCTTTCGGATCAATCTGCGGTCCGTTTTTCAGACTGTCGACCGGATGTTTTGCACGGATTTCCGCAGGGGTGTTTTCCATCAGCAGAAACAGCAGCTGTTTCTCTGTCTCTTCCACCACTTCCATCATTTTTTTCACGACCTGACCGGTCAGATCCTGGAAATCCTGTGCCATCATAATTTCCAGTAACTCACTTTTGGTCACCGCACTGCCGTCAATCACCCGGCGGATAAACGCCATGGTGGATTCCTGCAGAGCCGGATCGACCTCTGCTGACGGACAGGATTGCCAGCGCGCCTGCAAATCCAGCGCGTCCTCGTGCATTTTTACCTGCAACGGCTTGATAGTGTCGATGCCGTTGAGTGTTTTTTCCGCCGCCTGTGCAGTCATCTGAGCGATGTAGCGCAGTCTGTCTTTTCCGTCCGGAATTGTCGCGACCGCCTGCTGCACGCCCTTTTCTAATCCCAGTTCACGCATGCTTTCTCTTAACATCCTCGTTAAAAAACCGACCCGGGTGATGATCTGTTTTAAATCATCATCACTGTTTTTGTTCCTGTCCGTTGATTTATTTTCCGTCATCCTGCTTTCCTTCTGCTGAAGCCCCTCAGTTCAGACCCATTTTTTCGAAGACTTTATTCAGTTTTTCCTCGAGGATCGCGGCAGTGAACGGCTTGACAACATAACCGCTGGCACCGGCCTGAGCGGCGGCAATAATATTTTCTTTTTTCGCTTCGGCGGTCACCATCATGACCGGGATATGTTTGAGTGCATCATCCGCGCGGATGGTTTTCAGCAGCTCCAGCCCGTCCATGTTCGGCATGTTCCAGTCCGCCACCACGAAATCAATCTGACCTGCACGGATTTTCTCCAGTGCATCCACACCGTCTTCCGCCTCTTCAATTTTGTTGTAGCCCAACTCTTTTAAGAGGTTACGCACGATACGGCGCATGGTGGAAAAATCATCAACTACCAGAAAATTCAAATCTTTAGCGGCCATAACCACTCCTGCAATAATACAATGAATAATTGCCGGTTCCGTCAGGCGGAAACGGCAGCAAGTCTGCCCAGCACACTGGGGGCAATTTTGACGAGATCCTGAATTTCATCGACCGCATTCAGTTCAATCGCCGCGCGCGGCATACCGAAGACCACGCAGCTGCGTTCATCCTGGGCATACGTGACCGCGCCTTTCTGCCGCAGATTCAGCATGCCGCGCGCACCGTCCATACCCATACCGGTCAGCAGGACCGCGATGCATTTGCGGGCGGCACATTCGGCCACTGAGTCAAACAGCACATCCACGGACGGACGGTGACGGTTCACCGGCGGTGTCTGCTGAAGCACCACCTGGTAACCCTGGCCTTTATCCGCGATCAGCATATGCGCATCGCCCGGGGCAATATAAGCATGCCCTTTGCGCAGCACATCGCCGTGTTCCGCCTCTTTTACCGTCAGCGCACAGAGCTTGTTCAGACGCTCGGCAAATGAGCGGGTGAAACCGGCCGGCATATGCTGGGTGATCACCACCGGCGGACACTCAGGCGGCAGCATCTCCAGGAACTGACGGATAGCTTCCGTTCCGCCGGTCGATGCGCCCACCGCAATCAGGCGGTTATGGCAGGCATACGATGACAGCGGTTTGCTGATAACCGCCGGTGCTGCCGTCACTTTTTCCTGGCGGCGGAAGCGGTTACCCTGCGTGATTTTTGACATCGCTGCGGCACGGATTTTTTCACCGATAAGGTCGCGGTAACTCATCATGGTTTCGCGGATCCCGATCTGCGGTTTGGTGACAAAATCCACCGCTCCGAGTTCCAGGGCTTTCAGCGTCACTTCCGAGCCTTTGGAGGTCAGTGT is a genomic window containing:
- a CDS encoding DUF5339 domain-containing protein, which gives rise to MKKTILACSLGLMALALTACSGEEKSASSVPGATETCNKYFAEVDDLVKKATEKAGDNEAAKAQLEPMLKQFDEAKKQIATLPKEQQDAACKAGSDAMAQIKQAMGI
- a CDS encoding protein phosphatase CheZ; this encodes MTENKSTDRNKNSDDDLKQIITRVGFLTRMLRESMRELGLEKGVQQAVATIPDGKDRLRYIAQMTAQAAEKTLNGIDTIKPLQVKMHEDALDLQARWQSCPSAEVDPALQESTMAFIRRVIDGSAVTKSELLEIMMAQDFQDLTGQVVKKMMEVVEETEKQLLFLLMENTPAEIRAKHPVDSLKNGPQIDPKGTNVMASQSQVDDLLDELGF
- a CDS encoding protein-glutamate methylesterase/protein-glutamine glutaminase — protein: MKKIKVLCVDDSALMRQLMREIINSHPDMTVVDVAPDPYVARDLIKQHEPDVVTLDVEMPRMDGIDFLEKLMRLHPVPVVMVSTLTSKGSEVTLKALELGAVDFVTKPQIGIRETMMSYRDLIGEKIRAAAMSKITQGNRFRRQEKVTAAPAVISKPLSSYACHNRLIAVGASTGGTEAIRQFLEMLPPECPPVVITQHMPAGFTRSFAERLNKLCALTVKEAEHGDVLRKGHAYIAPGDAHMLIADKGQGYQVVLQQTPPVNRHRPSVDVLFDSVAECAARKCIAVLLTGMGMDGARGMLNLRQKGAVTYAQDERSCVVFGMPRAAIELNAVDEIQDLVKIAPSVLGRLAAVSA
- the cheY gene encoding chemotaxis response regulator CheY, whose protein sequence is MAAKDLNFLVVDDFSTMRRIVRNLLKELGYNKIEEAEDGVDALEKIRAGQIDFVVADWNMPNMDGLELLKTIRADDALKHIPVMMVTAEAKKENIIAAAQAGASGYVVKPFTAAILEEKLNKVFEKMGLN
- the flhB gene encoding flagellar biosynthesis protein FlhB, which produces MSDESDVEKTEEPTPHKKQKAKEDGQIVRSKELSSLMMMLAGISLLWLSGGHLAGQLRDIFRQGFLFDNFYLQNPGLMLRFLGKVIGEALFAMLPVVGGLALVGISASALVGGLAFNTKSIKFDLTKLSPLKGFKRIFSMNALAELFKAILKSLLIGLGAWIFLWQAWPSLLHLAMESPSTAMANAMQKVIFAGYLIIFMLIPMVAFDVFWQFRSHLKKLRMSRQEIKDEFKQQEGDPQIKAKIRQQQRAMARNRMMADVPQADVIVTNPTHYAVALKYDEKKMTAPRVLAKGAGVLAQRIKEIGAENRILLLEAPPLARALYRHAEVGQSIPVALYSAVAEVLAWVFQLRRWRREGGLKPKKPKNLPVPKALDFVGENTRNG